The following proteins come from a genomic window of Flavobacteriales bacterium:
- a CDS encoding sulfotransferase family 2 domain-containing protein — translation MNRDPLIYIHLHKSGGSTANRVLMNFFPEDKVFHIDGTRYEASMTEFLNLPAEERNRFQLVKGHQFFGVHRHLAGHPKYFTILRDPLDRLVSLYNYCRIAPEITFRNEILDKKLDFYEFVKSGLSRTADNGMVRFVSGIGWDQVPYGHCTDEMLQMAIGNIREHFVLAGLTEEFEDTFLLLKTILKLKGFPFVTASRNISAERNVDGIPLMKRKDLDTDKLAGILPFYKFDQALFDYAQSEFKQIKSRYARPLAWNKLRFSWARAWQGKQST, via the coding sequence TTGAACCGCGACCCCCTCATATACATTCACCTGCATAAGAGCGGTGGCTCTACAGCCAACCGTGTGCTTATGAATTTCTTTCCTGAAGATAAGGTCTTTCATATCGATGGAACCCGGTATGAAGCTTCCATGACTGAATTTCTGAACTTACCGGCGGAAGAACGGAATCGGTTCCAGTTGGTCAAAGGGCACCAGTTCTTCGGTGTGCACCGGCACTTAGCCGGTCACCCCAAATATTTTACAATACTGCGTGATCCCCTGGATCGTCTTGTGTCCCTTTATAATTACTGTCGTATCGCCCCGGAGATTACATTCAGGAATGAAATACTTGACAAGAAACTCGACTTTTACGAGTTCGTAAAATCGGGCTTATCCAGAACAGCCGATAATGGCATGGTGCGTTTCGTTTCCGGCATCGGATGGGATCAGGTTCCCTATGGTCATTGCACCGATGAAATGCTCCAAATGGCCATCGGGAATATCCGGGAACATTTTGTGCTGGCGGGACTCACGGAGGAATTTGAAGATACCTTTCTTCTTCTGAAGACCATTCTGAAGCTGAAAGGATTTCCTTTTGTAACAGCGTCCAGAAATATATCCGCAGAGCGTAATGTTGATGGGATACCGCTCATGAAGCGAAAAGATCTGGATACCGATAAGCTGGCTGGAATCTTGCCTTTTTATAAATTTGACCAGGCGTTGTTTGATTACGCCCAGTCCGAATTTAAGCAAATAAAATCCCGTTACGCACGTCCCCTGGCATGGAACAAATTACGCTTCTCATGGGCCAGGGCATGGCAAGGCAAACAAAGCACCTGA
- a CDS encoding sulfotransferase family 2 domain-containing protein: MNNYGCDNIGENFIFIHIPKNAGTSVYRALGMEVSRHYTAEEYKKMIGDKQYKEMFSFGFVRNPWERFLSLYHYARMDESYYHSAINPEKAKYGKHMDYDLLKKASLRDCARFLLEGKLKHNPPHVQWQPQVTWTHDANGENLVKFIGRVENLQEDFNRITQQIGRPAPVLAKTNASTSKTSYRDAFDEETRQIVTEFYRHDVEIFQYQF, encoded by the coding sequence ATGAATAACTACGGTTGCGATAATATCGGTGAGAATTTTATTTTCATCCACATCCCAAAGAATGCCGGAACTTCGGTTTACCGTGCACTGGGGATGGAGGTAAGCCGGCACTATACGGCTGAAGAATACAAAAAGATGATCGGTGATAAGCAGTATAAGGAAATGTTTTCCTTTGGCTTTGTCAGGAATCCCTGGGAACGGTTCCTGTCATTGTATCATTATGCCCGTATGGATGAATCTTACTATCATTCCGCCATTAATCCGGAGAAGGCGAAGTACGGGAAGCATATGGACTATGATCTGCTGAAAAAAGCGTCCCTCAGGGATTGTGCCCGGTTTCTGCTGGAAGGTAAACTGAAACATAATCCGCCTCACGTTCAATGGCAGCCACAGGTTACCTGGACACACGATGCGAACGGGGAAAACCTCGTGAAATTCATTGGCAGGGTGGAGAACCTGCAGGAAGACTTTAACCGGATAACCCAACAAATAGGCCGGCCAGCACCGGTGCTTGCCAAAACAAATGCAAGTACTTCGAAAACATCTTACAGGGATGCTTTTGATGAAGAAACCAGGCAAATTGTAACGGAATTCTACCGCCATGACGTAGAAATTTTTCAATATCAATTTTGA